Proteins encoded by one window of Sphingosinicella sp. BN140058:
- a CDS encoding glycoside hydrolase family 3 C-terminal domain-containing protein yields the protein MSFFRQSSARSAARGSYRLTISALFLCAASIPVQASPASDPALEKARALVGQLTVEEKLAQLLNVAPAIPRLGIPAYNWWTESLHGALGPLPTTNFPEPIALAASFDTALVHDVAAAISVEVRGLHTLARKTGRTGRMGSGLETWSPNINIFRDPRWGRGQETYGEDPFLTARMGVAFVTGMQGPDPERPRVIATPKHFAVHSGPESTRHEANVFVSAHDLEDTYLPAFRAAIVEGRAGSIMCAYNRIDGQPACASDLLLKDHLQRAWNFTGYVVSDCDAVHDIADNHKYAPNGAAAVAAAMRAGVDSECHGGTLGDTAGLEDRYRDALAQGLLTQSEIDESLVRLFAARFRTGDLAGLSGAPKAVPPGAIGNADHRRLALTAAERAMVLLKNDGILPLAPKARVAVIGPLGDATRVLRGNYSSTLSGPPVSVLEGLRATLGRRNVTLVPYGPSLTDGDRVPESALRTPDGKPGVRVRYFNPETALPARFAPGAREAAIAAVRWQAEPVVIRTEPDIGDRNLALAQVADVHRIEYSGFLVPPETGTYRIGLAGAGATLDFDGEQVVDRRKARWNDLPGLVTRTLVKGRRYPLKVVGSGVNLVWKRISETPEEDLGRAAASADVLVAVVGHTADLETEETGVTVPGFAGGDKTSLDLPADQLALLEQARATGKPLAVVTMNGSPINLAWAKDNAAAILEAWYAGEAGGQAAANILTGRTNPSGRLPLTFYRSVDDLPPFGDYAMRGRTYRYFAGTPVYPFGHGLSYTRFDYAPLTVEPAQAGAEQGMRISTRLTNTGTRAGDEVAQLYLDFPDRPGMPRLALRGFQRVSLRPGETRDLVFDLSPRDLSSVDADGRRMVAAGRYRVTIGSGQPGTGVAGQSASFDAAQSPELPK from the coding sequence ATGTCGTTTTTCCGTCAGAGTTCCGCCCGCTCGGCCGCCCGCGGCTCGTACAGACTGACGATCTCCGCCCTGTTCCTCTGCGCGGCGTCCATTCCCGTCCAGGCTTCACCGGCTTCGGACCCGGCGCTGGAGAAGGCGCGGGCGCTCGTCGGGCAACTGACGGTGGAGGAGAAGCTGGCCCAGTTGCTCAACGTCGCGCCGGCGATACCGAGGCTAGGCATCCCCGCCTACAATTGGTGGACCGAAAGCCTGCATGGGGCGCTGGGGCCGCTGCCGACCACCAACTTTCCGGAGCCAATCGCGCTCGCCGCCAGCTTCGACACCGCGCTCGTGCACGACGTCGCCGCGGCGATCAGCGTCGAGGTGCGAGGCCTGCATACGCTCGCCCGCAAGACCGGGCGAACCGGGCGGATGGGCTCGGGGCTGGAGACTTGGTCCCCCAACATCAACATCTTCCGCGATCCCCGCTGGGGGCGCGGGCAGGAAACCTATGGCGAGGATCCGTTCCTGACCGCCCGCATGGGCGTCGCATTCGTCACCGGCATGCAGGGGCCGGACCCGGAGCGCCCGCGGGTGATCGCGACGCCCAAGCATTTCGCGGTGCACAGCGGCCCGGAATCGACCCGACACGAGGCCAACGTCTTCGTCTCCGCGCACGATCTGGAGGATACCTACCTGCCGGCCTTCCGCGCGGCGATCGTCGAAGGGCGCGCCGGATCGATCATGTGCGCCTACAACCGGATCGACGGCCAGCCGGCCTGCGCGAGCGACCTGCTGCTCAAGGATCATCTTCAGCGCGCCTGGAACTTCACAGGCTATGTCGTCTCCGATTGCGACGCCGTCCACGACATCGCCGACAACCACAAATATGCGCCGAACGGCGCCGCAGCGGTGGCGGCGGCGATGCGCGCGGGGGTCGACAGCGAATGCCACGGCGGCACCCTCGGCGACACGGCGGGTCTCGAGGATCGCTACCGCGACGCTCTGGCGCAGGGTTTGCTCACCCAAAGCGAGATCGACGAGAGCCTGGTCCGCCTGTTCGCTGCCCGCTTCCGCACCGGCGATCTGGCCGGGCTGAGCGGCGCGCCCAAGGCGGTTCCGCCGGGGGCGATCGGCAATGCGGACCATCGCCGTCTCGCGCTGACCGCCGCCGAGCGTGCGATGGTGCTGCTCAAGAATGACGGCATCCTGCCGCTCGCGCCCAAGGCGCGGGTGGCCGTGATCGGTCCGCTCGGCGACGCGACGCGGGTGCTGCGCGGCAATTATTCCTCTACTCTGTCGGGGCCGCCGGTCTCGGTGCTGGAGGGGCTTCGCGCCACCCTCGGCCGCCGCAATGTCACGCTCGTCCCTTATGGCCCCTCGCTGACCGATGGGGACCGCGTGCCGGAATCGGCGTTGCGCACGCCCGACGGCAAGCCCGGGGTGCGCGTCCGCTATTTCAATCCGGAGACGGCGCTGCCGGCCCGCTTCGCCCCGGGCGCGCGCGAGGCTGCGATCGCTGCGGTGCGCTGGCAGGCGGAGCCGGTGGTGATCCGCACCGAGCCCGATATCGGCGACCGCAATCTTGCGTTGGCGCAGGTCGCCGACGTCCACCGCATCGAATATAGCGGGTTCCTGGTGCCGCCGGAAACCGGGACCTATCGCATCGGCCTTGCCGGGGCCGGGGCGACGCTCGACTTCGATGGAGAGCAGGTGGTCGACCGCCGCAAGGCACGCTGGAACGACCTTCCCGGGCTCGTCACGCGAACGCTCGTCAAGGGGCGCCGCTACCCGCTCAAGGTGGTCGGCAGCGGCGTCAACCTCGTCTGGAAGCGCATCTCCGAAACGCCGGAGGAGGATCTGGGCCGTGCCGCCGCGTCGGCGGACGTGCTGGTCGCCGTCGTCGGTCACACCGCCGATCTGGAAACCGAGGAAACCGGGGTGACGGTGCCGGGCTTTGCGGGGGGCGACAAGACCAGCCTCGATCTTCCGGCCGATCAGCTCGCTCTGCTCGAACAGGCACGCGCGACCGGCAAGCCGCTGGCGGTGGTGACGATGAACGGCAGCCCGATCAATCTCGCCTGGGCCAAGGACAATGCCGCCGCCATCCTCGAAGCCTGGTATGCCGGCGAGGCAGGCGGTCAGGCCGCCGCCAACATCCTTACCGGCCGAACCAACCCGTCGGGACGCCTGCCGCTCACCTTCTACCGCAGCGTCGACGATCTGCCGCCGTTCGGCGACTATGCGATGCGCGGGCGGACCTATCGCTATTTCGCCGGCACGCCGGTCTATCCGTTCGGTCATGGCCTCAGCTACACGCGCTTCGACTACGCGCCGTTGACCGTCGAACCGGCGCAAGCCGGAGCCGAACAGGGGATGCGCATCTCGACCCGCTTGACCAACACCGGCACCCGCGCCGGCGACGAAGTGGCCCAGCTTTATCTCGATTTCCCGGACCGACCGGGCATGCCGCGGCTCGCCTTGCGCGGCTTCCAACGCGTGTCGCTCCGTCCGGGGGAAACACGCGATCTCGTCTTCGATCTTTCGCCGCGCGACCTCAGTTCCGTGGATGCCGACGGCAGGCGTATGGTCGCCGCCGGCCGCTACCGGGTCACGATCGGCTCGGGCCAGCCGGGGACGGGCGTCGCCGGACAGTCGGCAAGCTTCGACGCCGCGCAATCTCCGGAGTTGCCGAAATGA
- a CDS encoding NPCBM/NEW2 domain-containing protein codes for MSFVLLAGMLALSVPAWAAPDPLAPSGRWSANSDGHAPVPPMGWNSWNAFNSDVDEEKVLASAQALVDTGLARLGYRYVNIDDGWWLKRRESDGRLIIRTAHFPSAATGPDPSFRPLTDRLHAMGLKAGIYSDIGRNSCGQIYTPDFKNQPEGSLAEREVGLYGHVDQDIRLFFAEWNFDLIKVDGCGVRGLPADAPRVRSGLYRALPPLVDMQSLGGSDVAGVRKLYTEVGEAIRRHSHGRPYVYSLCLWGAGDVRSWGKDVGNMSRTSDDIQPLWGRMLTNLDTVTHRALYAHPGSWNDADMLFVGTGDFDQQHGVEARSHFSLWAMLNSPLIIGYDLRKLRPQLLAIFGNAEVVALNQDPAGNQAVLAYDSGEVQIFVKTLADGSKAVALFNRTGAARDAILTADHLKMLPSSDVRLRDLWSKEERSFRGETKMQLAAHETRLFRVSGDRRLADGLYLSEQPGRINPAVDGIPAPLPDPTIHPSITPWVGTRGGGEHVQYGGWGGAEPDRAPYGKLLRVAGKSYDTGIGVLAGSRLEVRNAGFSQFAAMVGVNDSGRRADGPVVFEVWGDGKLLARSAAMRFGAAAAPIKADIAKVRIVELVARASGGTRTSAMPQPATWAEAALLK; via the coding sequence ATGTCGTTCGTCCTTCTCGCCGGAATGCTGGCGCTTTCCGTGCCGGCATGGGCCGCACCGGATCCGCTCGCGCCGAGCGGACGGTGGAGCGCCAATTCGGATGGTCACGCGCCGGTGCCGCCGATGGGCTGGAACAGCTGGAATGCGTTCAACAGCGACGTCGACGAGGAAAAGGTGCTCGCCTCCGCCCAGGCACTGGTCGACACCGGCCTCGCCCGCCTCGGCTATCGCTACGTCAACATCGACGACGGCTGGTGGCTGAAGCGGCGCGAGTCGGATGGGCGGCTGATCATCCGCACCGCCCATTTTCCCTCGGCGGCGACCGGCCCGGATCCCAGTTTCCGCCCGCTCACGGACCGGCTCCACGCGATGGGATTGAAGGCTGGCATCTACTCCGACATCGGCCGCAACAGCTGCGGTCAGATCTACACGCCCGACTTCAAGAACCAGCCCGAAGGCAGCCTCGCCGAACGAGAAGTCGGCCTGTACGGCCATGTCGATCAGGACATTCGTCTGTTCTTCGCCGAATGGAATTTCGATCTGATCAAGGTCGACGGCTGCGGGGTGCGCGGGCTGCCGGCCGATGCGCCGCGAGTCCGCTCGGGCCTCTACCGGGCCCTGCCGCCGCTGGTCGACATGCAGTCGCTCGGCGGATCGGACGTAGCCGGCGTCCGCAAGCTCTATACCGAAGTCGGCGAGGCAATCCGCAGGCACAGCCACGGCCGCCCCTACGTCTATTCGCTCTGCCTGTGGGGCGCGGGCGATGTCCGCTCGTGGGGCAAGGACGTCGGCAACATGTCGCGCACCAGCGACGACATCCAGCCGCTGTGGGGGCGCATGCTCACCAATCTCGACACGGTTACCCACCGTGCGCTCTACGCCCATCCCGGTTCATGGAACGACGCCGACATGCTGTTCGTCGGCACCGGCGACTTCGATCAGCAGCATGGAGTGGAGGCACGATCGCATTTCAGCCTGTGGGCGATGCTCAATTCGCCGCTGATCATCGGCTACGATCTGCGCAAGCTTAGGCCCCAATTGCTCGCCATTTTCGGCAATGCGGAGGTCGTCGCGCTCAACCAGGATCCGGCGGGGAACCAGGCGGTCCTGGCGTACGATTCCGGTGAGGTGCAGATCTTCGTCAAGACGCTGGCCGACGGCAGCAAGGCAGTTGCGCTGTTCAACCGCACCGGGGCAGCACGCGACGCGATCCTCACCGCCGACCATCTGAAGATGTTGCCGTCCAGCGACGTTCGCCTGCGCGATCTCTGGAGCAAGGAGGAACGCAGCTTCCGCGGCGAAACCAAGATGCAACTTGCCGCCCACGAGACGCGGCTGTTTCGCGTCAGCGGCGATCGGCGTCTCGCCGACGGACTCTATCTTTCCGAACAGCCCGGGCGGATCAACCCCGCCGTCGACGGTATCCCGGCTCCGCTCCCCGATCCGACCATCCACCCGTCGATCACGCCCTGGGTGGGCACCCGCGGCGGCGGCGAGCATGTCCAATATGGCGGGTGGGGCGGCGCCGAGCCGGATCGAGCGCCCTACGGCAAGCTGCTCCGCGTCGCCGGCAAGTCGTACGACACGGGCATCGGTGTCCTCGCCGGATCTCGCCTCGAAGTCCGTAACGCGGGCTTCTCCCAGTTCGCGGCGATGGTCGGAGTCAACGATTCCGGGCGTCGGGCCGATGGGCCGGTCGTCTTCGAAGTCTGGGGCGACGGCAAGCTGCTCGCCCGCTCCGCCGCGATGCGCTTCGGTGCCGCGGCGGCGCCGATCAAGGCAGACATCGCGAAGGTCCGGATCGTGGAGCTGGTGGCGCGCGCATCCGGTGGGACCCGGACCTCGGCGATGCCGCAGCCTGCGACCTGGGCGGAGGCGGCCTTGCTGAAGTGA
- a CDS encoding alpha/beta hydrolase translates to MSAIGTVRKVFGGGRLSAFGLACAALTLAAPAHAQDDKMVPIAIPAQPDAIVLGTGPLPGATAPEVWHQQYGSLFARNVTVATLTPYLPDPAKANGTAVIVAPGGGFRTLSMENEGSDVAKALAARGVAAFVLKYRLNQTPQDMAEFDRSMTAMFSNAARPTTRLKPEAAIANLAPQIADARAAFALVRKRAGEWHVDPSRIGMVGFSAGAMLTMATTLAGQDAKPAFIGLVYGPLEPVTVPADAPPMFAAIAADDPLFAGKGLGLIESWMAAKRPVEFHLYEQGGHGFGMYPKTTTSTGWFENFAAWLRMHGMIKAAG, encoded by the coding sequence ATGTCGGCAATCGGAACGGTTCGAAAAGTGTTTGGCGGCGGACGGCTTTCCGCTTTCGGTCTCGCCTGCGCTGCGCTCACGCTGGCGGCGCCGGCGCATGCCCAGGACGACAAGATGGTTCCGATCGCCATTCCGGCGCAGCCGGATGCAATCGTGCTCGGAACCGGTCCGTTGCCGGGGGCGACCGCGCCCGAAGTCTGGCACCAGCAATATGGCAGCCTGTTCGCCCGCAACGTCACCGTCGCCACGCTGACCCCCTATCTGCCCGATCCGGCCAAGGCCAACGGCACCGCCGTGATCGTGGCGCCTGGCGGCGGTTTTCGTACGCTGTCGATGGAGAATGAGGGATCGGATGTCGCCAAAGCGCTGGCGGCGCGCGGCGTTGCGGCCTTCGTGCTGAAATATCGGCTGAACCAGACGCCGCAGGACATGGCGGAATTCGATCGCTCGATGACGGCGATGTTTTCGAATGCCGCGCGTCCGACCACACGCCTCAAGCCCGAGGCGGCGATCGCCAATCTTGCGCCGCAGATTGCCGACGCGCGTGCTGCCTTTGCGCTCGTCCGCAAGCGCGCGGGCGAATGGCATGTCGATCCGAGCCGGATCGGCATGGTCGGCTTTTCGGCCGGCGCCATGCTGACGATGGCGACCACATTGGCGGGCCAGGATGCCAAGCCCGCGTTCATCGGCCTCGTTTATGGTCCGCTCGAGCCGGTGACCGTGCCGGCGGACGCGCCGCCGATGTTCGCCGCCATCGCCGCCGACGACCCGCTCTTCGCCGGCAAGGGCCTGGGGCTGATCGAGAGCTGGATGGCGGCAAAGCGGCCGGTCGAATTCCACCTCTACGAACAGGGCGGCCATGGTTTCGGCATGTATCCGAAGACGACCACCAGCACCGGCTGGTTCGAAAACTTCGCCGCTTGGTTGCGGATGCACGGCATGATCAAGGCCGCCGGATAG
- a CDS encoding S9 family peptidase, with protein MRIRLVVAALLLTAAAPAPLASGAQWQSEVPANWNGTLLLWSRGYSPKAGAPEVAPPPVKQALLSAGYALAGSDYGAGGWALEEAVPAQRATIAAFTARHGRPKRVIAWGFSMGGLVTTALAEQRPAAIDGAVAFCASIGGAVGMMNMALDGAFAFRTLVAPNAAIRVVDTGDDMANGREVGEALAAATATPAGRARVALAGVLAGIPGWTTPGSPKPASNDVDAQAAQIADAFVRGVYLPRADQERRAGGTFSWNTGIDYRRQLALSGRRPLVEALYRKAGLDLEADLARLNAAPRIAAKPAATAYMTRHYTPTGRPTVPLLAIQAVGDGLTSPSLQRFYAEAAKRSDVQSLWVGQAGHCNFAPDVVLAGIRQVDARLASGRWPEAPAPFIAHTPPPMLRPCLRGGRCR; from the coding sequence ATGCGCATCCGACTTGTTGTTGCCGCCCTGCTGTTGACCGCCGCCGCACCGGCTCCCCTCGCCTCGGGCGCTCAGTGGCAAAGCGAGGTACCGGCGAACTGGAACGGCACGCTGCTGCTTTGGAGCCGGGGCTATTCGCCAAAGGCGGGTGCGCCGGAAGTGGCGCCTCCTCCAGTGAAGCAGGCGCTGCTTTCCGCCGGCTACGCGCTCGCCGGATCGGATTATGGCGCCGGCGGCTGGGCACTCGAAGAGGCGGTGCCGGCGCAGCGTGCGACGATCGCGGCGTTCACCGCCCGGCACGGCCGGCCGAAGCGGGTGATTGCCTGGGGCTTCTCGATGGGGGGGCTGGTCACGACCGCTCTGGCCGAGCAGAGGCCGGCCGCGATCGACGGCGCGGTCGCCTTCTGCGCGTCGATCGGCGGTGCGGTCGGGATGATGAACATGGCGCTCGACGGTGCCTTCGCGTTCCGCACGCTCGTCGCGCCGAACGCAGCGATCCGGGTGGTCGACACCGGTGACGACATGGCGAACGGGCGGGAAGTCGGGGAAGCGCTTGCGGCGGCGACGGCGACGCCGGCCGGGCGGGCGCGGGTCGCCCTGGCCGGCGTGCTTGCCGGCATTCCCGGCTGGACGACGCCCGGTTCGCCGAAGCCCGCTTCGAACGATGTCGACGCACAGGCGGCGCAGATCGCCGATGCGTTCGTGCGTGGAGTCTACCTTCCCCGCGCCGACCAGGAACGCCGCGCCGGCGGCACTTTCTCCTGGAACACCGGGATCGACTATCGCCGGCAGCTCGCCCTCTCCGGTCGCCGGCCGCTGGTCGAGGCGCTCTATCGCAAGGCGGGGCTCGACCTCGAGGCGGATCTCGCCCGGTTGAACGCCGCGCCGCGGATCGCCGCCAAGCCGGCCGCGACCGCCTACATGACCCGACATTATACCCCGACCGGCAGACCGACGGTGCCTCTGCTGGCAATCCAGGCAGTCGGCGACGGGCTGACCTCGCCGTCGCTGCAGCGTTTCTACGCCGAGGCGGCGAAGCGAAGCGACGTCCAGTCGCTCTGGGTGGGACAGGCCGGCCACTGCAATTTCGCGCCGGACGTCGTGCTTGCCGGCATTCGCCAGGTCGACGCCCGGCTGGCAAGTGGCCGGTGGCCCGAAGCACCGGCGCCGTTCATCGCGCACACGCCCCCGCCGATGCTCCGCCCCTGCCTGCGCGGCGGCCGCTGCCGCTGA
- a CDS encoding CapA family protein, which yields MSAVFLATGDLAMDRAHYDESFAETAQLLHAADIVFGQLETSFATSGVRAPQARHAVLARPEGAASLRRAGFDVISMAGNHVLDWGNDAFFETKRNLEAAGIAVVGAGADIKEARRPVRFTLPDGTIVAILAYSSILPMAYWADERRPGCAPMRAHTVYEQIEHDQPGTPARIHTFPHQDDLAAMEADIKAAKAEADVVLVSHHWGIHFVRAVIADYQREVARAAIAAGADAILGGHPHILKGCELINGAPVFYSLCNFATDLRMDPAHAASRSFQEIRVLAEEWEPDFDSLYNFPKASRLSMVARLEIAGGRVVRAGYLPLHIGRDAIPRLAQPGSAEHDEIVAYMRAVTEEAGLNARYRTGPDMVELVGTQA from the coding sequence GTGAGCGCCGTGTTTCTGGCAACCGGCGACCTTGCCATGGACCGCGCCCACTATGACGAGAGCTTCGCCGAAACCGCGCAGCTTCTGCACGCCGCCGACATCGTCTTCGGCCAGCTCGAGACCAGCTTCGCCACCAGCGGGGTGCGCGCACCCCAGGCCCGGCATGCGGTATTGGCCCGGCCCGAGGGCGCGGCGTCGCTGCGCCGCGCCGGGTTCGACGTCATCTCGATGGCCGGCAACCATGTCCTCGACTGGGGCAACGACGCATTTTTCGAGACGAAGCGCAATCTGGAGGCGGCAGGCATCGCCGTGGTCGGCGCCGGTGCCGACATCAAGGAAGCGCGGCGGCCCGTCCGCTTCACCCTGCCGGACGGCACCATCGTCGCCATCCTCGCTTATTCCAGCATCCTGCCGATGGCTTATTGGGCCGACGAACGCCGGCCGGGCTGCGCGCCGATGCGGGCGCACACGGTGTACGAGCAGATCGAGCACGACCAGCCGGGCACGCCGGCGCGGATCCACACCTTCCCGCACCAGGACGATCTCGCCGCGATGGAGGCCGACATCAAGGCCGCAAAGGCGGAGGCGGACGTCGTCCTGGTGTCGCACCATTGGGGCATCCATTTCGTCCGGGCCGTGATCGCCGACTATCAGCGCGAGGTCGCCCGCGCAGCGATCGCCGCCGGTGCCGACGCGATCCTCGGCGGCCATCCGCACATCCTGAAGGGCTGCGAGCTGATCAACGGCGCGCCCGTCTTCTACTCGCTGTGCAATTTCGCGACCGATCTCCGGATGGATCCGGCCCATGCCGCCTCCAGGAGCTTCCAGGAGATCCGGGTGCTCGCCGAGGAGTGGGAGCCCGATTTCGACAGCCTGTACAATTTTCCCAAGGCGTCGCGCCTTTCCATGGTCGCTCGGCTGGAGATAGCCGGCGGACGGGTCGTTCGCGCCGGCTACCTGCCGCTGCACATCGGCCGCGACGCGATTCCACGTCTCGCGCAGCCCGGTTCGGCCGAGCACGACGAAATCGTCGCCTACATGCGCGCGGTTACCGAGGAAGCGGGGCTCAATGCGCGCTATCGGACCGGTCCCGACATGGTCGAACTCGTGGGGACCCAAGCATGA